The Polyangium mundeleinium genome contains the following window.
CCAGCGTTTCGAGCCCGCGGTCACGGGCGCGCTCGATGCAAAACTTCACGGATTCTCGGAGATCGTCGCCGATGGGCAGCGCGAAATCACGCGGTGTGCGCGGCGTGGCTGTGCTCGAAATCAAATAAGGCTCCGACTCCAGCGTTGCCCGCCGCAACCAATCGACGATCAGCCCGCCCGGCGAGGGTGTGCCCGCGTCGCCCGTGAACGCGAACGGCATGAGTTGGTTGTGCTCGGTGACCGCGCGGACCAAGGCCAGGCGAGCGTCGAGGTGCGCGCCGAAGCCAAACAGGATCGATGGAAAGGGCCCCTCGATCTGCCGGGAAATCGCCGCGAACGTGGGAATGCCGAGGTCGCTTGTCAGGTCGAGGACCCATAACTCGCGTCCTCGGGCGCGCCAGTGCGCGACGGTGTCGAGGAGATAAGGCTCCTCGAAGCTCCCGAGATCCACCCCCGGCACGCGCAGGCGGTTGTACCACCAGAGCGCGACCGCGTCGCGCTCCACGAGCTCCAGAAACCCCTGAAGCACGGCCTCGGTGCGTGTATTGCCTGCCGCGCAGCCATTCGAGTCCGCTCGGGTGAATACGGGGCCCTCGCGAAACGGATAGCCGTAATAGCAGAACCCGGTGGGCACATAACGCCGCCGCTGCTCGGTCAAGGACCAGACCGGGCTCCATTCGATGGATTGCGCCGGATCGAAGGGCTCCGGCACCCACGTGCTCATCTCGCCGTGCCGATTCCACCGCGCGCGCTCGTCGTATTGACGGGTGCTGTACCCCATCAGGACGATCGGGTCGATCGCCGCCTCGCCGAGCTCCGTCTGGACCGCGCGGACGCGCGCCTCGTCGCCCTGGAAGACGCCCGCGTACCGCTCGATCGACTCACAAATTGCGCCGGTCTTCGCCTGGATATCCGTCCGACCTTTGCCGCCGGAATGGCTGCGCAGGCTGCTGCGGAGCGACGAGAGGTCGTGCGCCATCTGCGAAAAATTATGGTCGGTCGAATACGAGAAGACGAGCCGAAGGTCGTCCTTGGGGCGTACGTTGCGGTGCAGGCGGCTCACGATGCCCGTGACGGGGCTCAAATGATGGGAGAGCCGATCGTACGTGTCCTCGGGCGTCGTCTGCCGGAAGCCGCCGTCCGCCGAGAACGTGCGCGGCGTGGGTTCGAGAAGGACGGGGCATTCTTGTCCCCGCGCGATCCTTTCACGATCCCCGCACGCCGGGCATTGGGGGCGCCGCACGAGGAGATGCGCGCGGCTCTCGAACGTGGTCGTGCCCATCGTGACGACCCGCCCTTCGAGGTCTGGAATCTCGCCCATCGCGGCCCAGCGCGCGACGGCCGTGGCAATCGTGGCGGCGAGGGCGCGTCGTGTGGAGGGGAGCGCGGCGAGGGCGGGCGGATGCACGGGTTTGCCCGTACGGCGCTCAAGATAACGCTCGACCCGGCGATGCCCCTCCAGGCGATGCGCGAGACAACGCCAGCAGCCAGTCTTGCCGGGAAGGAAAAGCGGTCCGAGCCAGCCATCGCTACCGGTCGGTCGAACGAGGAGCCACGGCGTTCGTTTTTCGAGCTGGGCCTGGTTCCAGGCTTCGAGCTCGGGGCGAAGGTAATCGTCCACGACGACGAGGGGCAGCTCCCCTTCGGCGACCGTTTCGATCGAGAGCTCGGCGAGGGCCTCGGCAATCGCGCTCGTATCCACGTCGCCCATGTTGATGAGGACGACGCGCGCTCCGCGCAGGCGCTCGCGGGCCTGCACAGGCGCGGCGCCGAGGGTGTCCCAAAAGGCGGCCTCCGCGCGAGGCATATCGGCCGCGTCGTTCGTGACGAAGCCGCCCTTGCGCAGCATGGTGATGGCGTAAAAAACCTCGGCGGGCGAAACGTGCGCCTCCAGGCGCTGGCAGATCTCCTGTTCGGTGAGCGTCCCGGTCAGGAGAGGTGCCAACGCCTGATAGGCTCGGCCGTGGAGAACGTGGCTACCCCCCTCCCAAAGGAGGTAGACGCCCTCGCCCTCGATGGGCTCGACGCGATAGGAGTGTTTGAAACGTGGGCGAGCGAGCATGAGCGGTCGGGCGACGCCGCCTCCGATCAGTTTCTCCCTGCGCCTGAATGAACCTCACCCGCGGTGCCGCAGCCGCACGCCGTCGCGGGGGCTGGCCCGAGCCCCATCCCCAGCGCGAGTGCCTCGATCGCGAGATCGGCCGGCGGCAGCGGCAAGTCGAGCGGGAGCGCGACGTCGTGGTCGATTTCCAGACCAAATTGCTGTTTTGCGAAGATTCTGATTGTGCCCGAAGGATCCTGCGCGAGCTGCTGGCGGAACGATGCCTCTGCCCAGGCATGTGCCACGAGAAACCCCCACTGCACCCTGTCGAGTGTATGCTGCTTCTTCATGATCCCCCCTCGAAACCCCATACATCAGCACAGTTTTATGTCACTCGCCAGCGTGATCGTGGAAGGATTTCGCTGACGCCGAGGTGC
Protein-coding sequences here:
- a CDS encoding TOMM precursor leader peptide-binding protein — translated: MLARPRFKHSYRVEPIEGEGVYLLWEGGSHVLHGRAYQALAPLLTGTLTEQEICQRLEAHVSPAEVFYAITMLRKGGFVTNDAADMPRAEAAFWDTLGAAPVQARERLRGARVVLINMGDVDTSAIAEALAELSIETVAEGELPLVVVDDYLRPELEAWNQAQLEKRTPWLLVRPTGSDGWLGPLFLPGKTGCWRCLAHRLEGHRRVERYLERRTGKPVHPPALAALPSTRRALAATIATAVARWAAMGEIPDLEGRVVTMGTTTFESRAHLLVRRPQCPACGDRERIARGQECPVLLEPTPRTFSADGGFRQTTPEDTYDRLSHHLSPVTGIVSRLHRNVRPKDDLRLVFSYSTDHNFSQMAHDLSSLRSSLRSHSGGKGRTDIQAKTGAICESIERYAGVFQGDEARVRAVQTELGEAAIDPIVLMGYSTRQYDERARWNRHGEMSTWVPEPFDPAQSIEWSPVWSLTEQRRRYVPTGFCYYGYPFREGPVFTRADSNGCAAGNTRTEAVLQGFLELVERDAVALWWYNRLRVPGVDLGSFEEPYLLDTVAHWRARGRELWVLDLTSDLGIPTFAAISRQIEGPFPSILFGFGAHLDARLALVRAVTEHNQLMPFAFTGDAGTPSPGGLIVDWLRRATLESEPYLISSTATPRTPRDFALPIGDDLRESVKFCIERARDRGLETLVLDQTRPDTSLVVVKVIVPGLRHFWARLGPGRLYDVPVAMGLLESALPEESMNPHPMFV